ttgcagccacatggatggacctagagatgatcatactaagtgaagtaagtcaaagaaagacaaatatcatatgatatcacctatatgcagaatctttaaaaaatgatacaaatgaacttattacaaaacagaaacagaaaaaaaacaaagagaaacagactcaacagacttagaaaacaaacttatggtcaccaaaggggaaaggtggggaggggataaagtaggagtttgggactgacatatacacactactatatataaaatagataaccagtaaggacctactgcatagcacagggaattctgctcaatattctgtaataacctaaatgggaaaagaatttgaaaaagaatagatacatgtatatgtataactgaatcgctttgctgtacacctgaaactaacaccattgttaatcaactatactccaatacaaaataaaatttttttaaaaaaaagaatgcaggtaaaaaacccaaaaaaagacattttcaacacAGGAGAACACCATTCCCAGAGGCCCTCAAAGCTGACAGTCAAGCCTGAACAGGGAGAGGAGCAGTCAGGTGCACTGAGTCAACATGCATGGTGGTCAAAGAAGTGAGCCGTGAGGCCAGGGTGACCAGGATCAAGCCCCATCTGAAACACTTGTGGGTTATGTGATGCTGGGCAAGCGTTCAACCTCattctgcctctgtttcctcctctttggGGTGACAACACTCAATTGTTATGTGGACAAAGGTTGATATTTCGTGACCCATCAGCAAACAAGGAACTGTGTCCAAAAACATGACCGTCCAGGtagatgtaaaataaataagtcgcAGGGATGTAAAGACCACAGTTAATAATATcaaattgcatatttgaaagcttctaagagagtagatctctcTCTCTTGATGTTCTGCATgactttttttcagtttgttgaaCTACAATCGATTTACAATATGATATTGacgtcaggtgtacaacatagtgctttgatatttttataggttacACACTATACTAAGTTAGGATGAAATATTGACTTATGCCCTGCATTGTAGATTACATCCATGTGACTTCTTTATTTCATAATGGCTAATTCATACCTCTTTGTCCCTTTTACCTATtttttccctccccctctccctcctcctctcccctgtgggaactgtttgttctctgtatctatactgtttctgttttcttatgtttgctcatttgttttgtcttgaatcgattccacatgtaagtgaaaaggtacagcatttgtctttctctctctgacgtatttcactaagcttaataccctccagatccatccatgttgtcaaaaatgacaagatttcattcttttttatggctgagtaatattccatatatctaacaatatctatatatatcacatcttgttatccattcatctgttgatggacacttaggttccttccataacttggctattataaacaaggctgctatgaacattggggtgtatataaaagtcctcatcactggaaaaaaaattctgtaactatgtatggtgacaggtgTAACTAGACTTACTATGGTGATCATTccacagtatatacaaatattgaaaattatgtagtacacctgaaactaatataatgttgtatgttaattatactttTTGTCTCTTtagccatgccatgcagcatgtgggatcttagttcgccaaccagggatcaaacccatgcccctgcagtggaagcacggactcttaaccactggaccgccagggaattatacttcaattaaaaaaaaaaaaaagaccatgaaagGGGGTATGTATTTGAGAGCTGAAGTGTGAGCTGGTAGCCTGAGTCTGATGAAAGAATACAAGCTAAAATCAGCAAAGAGAAAAGACACATGGGCAAAATCCAGAGGAAACTAGGCATAAGCTTCCGAGCGTCCCTTCCCAGTGGATTCACCAGGATATGCTAAAATGCTatgggaaggggaaaaaagaagcatAGTCCTGGCAACAATAAAAACTGCTTACCTTTCAACTTGACATTGGCCCTATGAAGACATTTACCCCTGATTATACAGACGGAAATACTTAAGAAACAGTTCATGgccacacagctagcaaatgGCAGTACAAGAATTCAAATCAATGTCTTTCTGACTGCAAAAGCCATGTTTTTAAGTACAAAAATCCAATGATTTATGAAATACCCATTGGGGGTTGGAGCAAGCTAAATATAAATATGGTGTGGGTGTAGGTTAGAGGGAGAGAATTAATAGACGGACTCACTTTGAGATGGATCCAGATTcatctgaaaagacattttctatACACAGGTGAAATTTCTGCAGACTTTGGCAATGTTTCAGACAGAATGCAGATACTGTCAATTCTTCAATGGTACCAATATAAATGTcaatttctttgaagaaattcaTCACTTGGATTACAAATCCTTGGTCCTGGGTCTCAAACAAACAATTGAACAATTCCTGGAAACTCACCACGATCTCATTGGGGTCACATTGACTTAAAGTTTCAAGGCTTTGGGTTATTTCCTGCTTTATGTCTGTGGACAGTGGAAAACCAAAAGATGTCTCCAgcatgtttgttattttttcagTTGAAAATGCAAACAGGAATATCCCCATCCAAGAAAAGCGGGAATAGGCTTCGCTCATGGCTGCTGTGACAAGCTGGGTCACCTTTCCAATGACTGGGTGAGGATGGTCCTTGGGTCGTTTGAACATATAGAACAGGGCGGCACAAAACTCTTGGATACACGTATGTATGAAGGTCAAGCAGTTGCCGCTCCTTTGAAGAAGTCTCATGTCCACCCACATCAAGGTGTCGGATTCAGACACCCCATTCCTCCTGAGATCCCCAGGGCAAAACAGAAACGTGCGAGCCCACATTCCCTCTGCAGCCAAGGTACACAGGCTTTGTAGTCGGGTTCTGTTCTGCTTAGGTGGACAATTCCCACTTGCTGCTTTGAATACGTTTGTCAAGAAGGACACATACAAACAAGTGATGCTTTCGGAGGCAATCTCCAGGTCTTCTCCTTTCTCCAGCTGCCACTTAAAGCAAGTACAAACCAACCAGCAAACAAACGGACTTTTGCACAAGACAAACAGCGGTCTCTTCTCTCTCACAAAACTGAAGGCTCTGGAGGATTTATTCTTCTCACGGAAGTAATGGGAGAAATACAGCTTCCTTTGGCGTTCAGAGAATCCCGGGAGAAATATGCATTTTGTCTGACAcaacaagaaataattttttttcatacccATCTTTCCTAGGGCGATaagcagagaggattctgggAGCATCTGTTTGTGCAGCAAACTGCTCAGGACAATCTGCGTTGGCCGTTGCTGTTCCCAGTCACCGCACAGGTCAGCGTCAAGTGTCAAGTCAAATTTCAGTTCCTCCAAGCCATCCAGGATGAACAGGATTCTCTCTGGCTGGGAAAAAATGTCTCCGATGGGCTCTGAAGACTCAGGCCAGTCCCTGGAGATGAGCTCCACTAGGCTCGTGTCTGTGATACTGTTCATTTCACTGCCTTTGAGGAAGAAGACAAATGAGAACCTGTCCCTCCACAGGTTTCCCTCCGCCCATTCCAGCATCGCTTTTCTCAAAAGGGTTGTTTTTCCAACTCCTTCAGGACCTTGCAAGATCACAGTGGGTGAGGGATTTCCAGGCTTGTCCGCAGTAAGGTAGACAGCATTCAGTTGTTCATATTCATTCTTTGTGGTTTCTCTGTAGAAATCCTCAGGAACTTGAAGGCAGGTCTCCTTTTCCCATATGACTCGGAATTTTTTCTTCATGTGGTTTCTATATGGGTTTAGCTTATCTGAGTTAACAGGGACAGAATACAAGACGATTAAAAAATacactccagggcttccctggtggcgcagtggttaagaatccgcctgccaatgcaggggacacgggttcgagccctagtccgggaagatcccacataccgcgcagcaactaagcccgtgtgccacaactactaagcctgtgctctagagcccacgagccacaactactggacctgcatgccacaactactgaagcccacgtgcctagaacccgtgctccacaacaagagaagccaccgcaatgagaagcccgtgcaccgcaatgaagagtagccctcgcttgccgcaactagagaaaagcccgcgcgcagcaatgaagacccaacgcagccaaaaataaaataaatataaataaatttttttaaaaaagtaaaataaacatatgCATGTATGCACATGCTCGGCCATGAAAATAAACAGTAACTCAAagcccttattaaaaaaaaaaaaatacactccaTCTTTGGGACTCAGAATGACCCCTACAGATTTACTCAGACACACGTGCAAAGACTGATGTATATGCCCACGTGGGACCAGGCTCATGAACTCAGTTTTGTTGAGACCAAAATCTATCTGAATTCATGTCCGTGGAAACACCTGATAAGATTGGAAGCCCATCTCAGAGCTACAGGCTACACAAAGTGTGAATACTTGGGGATTACATTTCAAACTAGAAGAGGGGTGCTAGCTCCCCAGTCAAGAATTCATAAGCACTACTATTTATTTACTGAGGGCCAGCCAGGAATCGGGGCTGAGAAAGTTGTCACTGGTACTTCATCTTCCATCTCTTCAACAACCCATTAAGATTCAttctatgcccattttacagaaaagtgtTGAGAGTTTATGTTACTTGGCTAATTTGGTTAATGAACAGATATTAGGGTCAGGTATTTGTCTCAGTTGTCTGACTTGAAATCATAAGGTCTAGACTATTTCTGTTAAGACCATGCTGATTGCAAGTTAATTTCAGAAATGCACCCTAGAACCGTCATTCTTTCAACCTGCCCTTATTATGTACCTTCCATGTTCAAGGCTACGCACTAGGGGAGATAAACAAATTACAAATATAGACAAGGACCATACCCTGCATTGAAGAAATATGAACTACGGTAGGTGAGGCCTTTCTGCATGTCTTCTGAGCAAAGGGCATTGCTAGTTTTGTTTAAGTATGTGTGACTAGGAAAAGAGCCTTGGAAATTAGGGAGCCTTTCTCTCTCTGGGACAGAGGAAGATTTGTTTATAAAAATGGGTGAattcagggagggggagggataaattaggagtttggggttaacatatgcacactgctatatataaaataaataaccagcaaggacctactgtatagtactggaaactatactcaatattttgtaataacctataagggaaaagaatatgaaaaagaatatatatatgtgtatgtgtatatatatatatatatacacatatatgaatgactgaatcactttgctgtacacctgaaactaacacaacattataaatcaactatacttcaatttaaaaaaatcataataaagccaTGAAAACAGATGAGAGAGAGAATCTTGAGAGcagaaatattaaatacatagaaATGCCAGGAGAGCTTCTATGGTCATGAACTCCAGTTTGAGGTGAAACACTCAAAAATAACTAAGaacatatataaagagaaaaaaaatttaatgaatgaTTTGTCTCATATTTTGTCACTTTTTATTTGCCAGGATTTACAACTCAGCTGATCTTATTTTCTGAGGGGAGACAAAACGGTGTATCCACCCAGAGCATGATGTCAAGCAATCAATGTGCCAAAAATAACTGGTTTGGGTCAGCTCTGTCCCTTTTGGAAAAGTCATCTAACATGAGGAGACACCGTTTGATCTGCATTTTTTTCACTTGTAAACCTCAGAGTCGTGGTAAGAATGAAAAGACATTATGCATAAAAAGTTCTTCCTATAGCACCAGGGGCATATGTTCTCTATAATTATTTCCTCATCTTAGGACTCTGCCCAGTCTCTTGTGCAAGTCTGGTCAAAAGGATGTGACCTACATGGggaaggaatctaaaaaagaggggatatgtgtatatattactgattcactttgctgtacagcagaaactaacacaacattgtaaatcaactatactccaataaaaaaatgtttgaataaatttcttaaaaaaggaTGGGCAACAACCATAATGGAATTCCATCTCAGCAGTCCTGGTTGTGCAGACACTAAGTCCCAGGTCATCTCCTGGAATAGCATTGACTCAGTTTGGAACAGAAAAATGGGGAGCAGACACTTAGATGAATGATTTGTCTCGGGACACGACTCATCCACAGTCCATCACTGGCCCATGAATGACCAGAGTTGGCTTGCAATTCTTCTACTATTTCCAAGCGTCCTACTGACCTATACACATTCTCAACTGATGGAGGCATGGCCACTAACACAATAACAATGTGACCTTCATTATTAGAAGCTCCCAGGAAACCAACCTTCCCCCAAGGGTCCCTGCTCTGCATCCCTTTCATGACACTTACGTCTGATCTCGTCCCGAGCCTTCGTCCAGAGATCTCCCCGGTTGATCAGTAGAAAGAGACTCAGGGTCACATCCCATGCCAGTTTTCCTGGGTAATGCTTGCTCAACAGCTTTGATAGATTTTCTCGTGAAGCCTTCTTTAGCTCGGTCCACGGGATTGGCTTGAGTTCGAATTTCAGAGGTTCTTGCTTGAGCAACTCCTTAAATTTCCAGAACTCTTCCTTTTTGAGCTCCTCCAGGTACCACAACAAaccaaagtcagaaaaaaaagattcagccATCTCGTCACAGGATTGTGGAGCTTGGACTTCTCCAGTGGAGTgcagggggggtggggaggatccTCAAAAACAAGGACTAAGTGATACCTGGGGAAGAATGATGTCATTATGGAGTTAAATCTCAGCAGTGTAAAGGGGCTTAAAATGATGGATATCATGCATTTCTTGTTTAAAACCTATCTTCCCAGCTTCACTTGGGGAAGGTACCCCATCCTTTCTCAACATTCCAAAATCATGTATGTGAATTCAGTGCTAGCAACTAAAAATGTGGTTTATACTAAATCAAATGTCAGGGAGCATTCTaactacctaaaatcataataaagcttTGAGGTTTGTCAGTGTGGCCAGGCAAGGAAAAATTACAGTATTTCTAACCTTGTGTCCCTACTGTGTATTGCGGGCACTTCTGAGAAGAATTGACTATTGACCTTGTGTTCTCATGGGACAGTCTATCTAAAGTTCAAAAGCCCATGTTATACTGAACACTCCCTGAAGGAAAACAGTTTCTGGTCTAGCTTGACTAACTtttgaagacttaaaaaaaaaagaaatcaaaagcctaAAGATATGTCTTTGGTACATGAAAGTTTTGATGAATCCCTGAAAGATGGAAAGCAGAGAGCGGTGcctggaaaaataaattcaaaatttcaaaatgagCACAGGAAAAGACAAATCCAAGGGCACACCAGCTTACATACTGTGGTCCTAGACAGAAAGAAGGAACTCTGAACAGCCATCTCAAAGATGGGTCATGGAAGTACGTTTCAAAGAGCATGGCCAACTCAGCACTCAGTGCAAAGAGAAGCGATGAAAAATGTTAATAGTTCCAGAAATTCCAACATCCATCTCATTGAcgttccaaacaaacaaacaaaaacaaaaaaaacccagagggaATAGAGGGAAGGAAATAATTCATGGAAGAAAGCTTTCCAGATTTGAAGAAAAGACTTGCATCTTCAGAATAAAAGACCTTGCCGAGTGTTaaggaaaatgaaagataaaagatCACGTGATATTTAACtttcataatttcaaaaataaagaaagtccTGAGTATAGAGGAGTACTGTCcaatataatgtgagccatgtttgtaattttaaatttttgagtaaccacattaaAGAATTTAAGCAAACAGgggaaattcattttaatattatattatttaacttAGTCTATTTAAAACACCAATTCAACatgtaaacaatatttttttaaaaatcaatgaaatgttttactttttttaatattgtcttcAAAATCcactgtgtattttacacttacagaatATCTTATTTCAGAAGCTAAATTGTCATTGGAAATACTTGATCTCtatttagattttataaaatacCCATTGGGAAAAGTAAACTCTCATACTCATTATTTAATACATACATAAACCTTCTAAAAACTGAATTGAGTATCAGTTTTAAAGTCAAAATTTgcattaatgaaaattaaaaattcagttcctcagtctcaCTGGACACATTGCGGTACTCAGTtaccacatgtgactagtggctactatATTAGACAGTGTAGGTCTAGACTCCTAGAAATGTAAGCAGTTTACCAACAAGAAGTGGTGATATTCAAATTATATAATGATTTAATATTGAATAATCACTCACGTTCCCAAAAATGCACTGAATATCATTTTTTGTCTACAAGAGGATAAGAATCCATTTGTGAGAATCCTTTCTGACAACCCTGAATATAAGTTAGCAGTACAAAGAAAGAATCTGCAAACAATTTAGAGTGGAGAGTTGCTGACCTCGACATCTCTGCTGGGTGATATCTTCCATTCAAACGCAAGAGAAAAGTAAACCATTTCAGACATGAAGATATTCACAGTTTATCATGCAAAAATCTTCTCTGACTCAGCAGAGGATATAttcagagaaagtaaaaaaattaatcaaaaaggTGGTAACACACTAGGGACATATCTGCTAAGATCAGTTTTcacagtatgtatatatataattattaggttgtatacctaaaactaatacaatattagattgtcaattatatctcagtaaaaatgtttttaattcacTAAGGTATCAGGACATGaaattaaatacagaaattaTTAGTCTTCATATAGACAAACAATACCCACTCAGAGGATTTAATGTTAGAGGAAAAACCCTTTATAAtatcaacaaagaaaataaaatgcctaTGAGTAAATTCAACAGGAAATGTACAAATCCATAtgagaaaaactttaaaacactcaTAACAATGAGGAACACTGAAAAACTGCGAAGTAGAAAGAGGTTACCCTGCCAGCTATTAGAACACACTCTTAATGTATCTATAATTAAAGCATAGTGGTCCTCACAAATGAATAGACAGACcagtggaaaagaatacaaagaaataaaccaaGTCACATATGGACATTAGTAATTGATAAAGCAGGTATTTCAAACCACGAATGCAAAGATGGACTTTTTGATAAATAGTTCAGGAACTTGTTAGCCAGTTAGAAAGACCTAAACTTAAATGTAAACCTCATCTACCATGCAAGAATACAGCACAAAAGGATCCAGGATCTAAGTGTAGAAACTGAAAAATTGCAGGTATTAAGAGAATCACGTGTGAATTCTCTGGTAACCAGATGTAGGAAGAATTTCCTAATTATGACTTAAAATTCAGAtacaataaaatgattaaaaaaatttttttatatataaatttatttattttattttatttatttttggctatgttgggtcttcgttgctgcatgcgggctttctctagttgcggcgagcgggggctacacttcattgcggtgcgcgggcttctcattgcggtggtttctcttgtggagcacgggctctaggtgcgtgggcttcagtagttgaggcccacgggctcagtagttgtggtgcaggggctctagagcacaggctcagtagttgtggcacacaggcttagctgctctgcggcaagtgggatcttcctggaccagggctcgaacccgtgtctccttcgttggcaggcggattcttttttttttttttttaaagaaattcacgttcttttattcatttatttatgactgtgttgagtcttcgtttctgtgtgagggctttctctagttgcggcaagtggggaccactcttcatcgcggtgcgcgggcctctcaccatcgcagcctctcttgttgcagagcacaggctccagacgcccaggctcagtaattgtggctcacgggcccagttgctccgtggcatgtgggatcttcccagaccagggctcgaacccgtgtcccctgcattggcaggcggattcttaaccactgcgccaccagggaagtcccaaatgattttttaaaagaaggttcATATGGAATACAACAAATAGTGgagaacaaaggaacaaaaataatagagtagcttctgtttaactttgtaagCTGTAAAACACCATAAATAAAAAAGTgtataaaacaaacttatagtttaTTAAACTTAAAGCAAATCCAATGTAACCACAACCAGGTCAAGAAGGAAATCATGTCCCATGTTCTCCTTGCCAAGTAGCTATACCCTCCTCCTGAAAGATTACAACTATTCTCACATTAATTTGCAAGTTTTGCTCTATGATTTTAAAACCTAGATatgcatttttaacaatataGCTTGATGGCATATGCTTATTCTCGGTAAATGGAATGATGAAGTATTTTCTATCTGGCCTCTTTTGGTTGGCATTATATTTGTAacattcatctatgttgttacaTGTAGCTATAAGTGGTTCATTTATATTGGTGTATAGTATTACACTGATGATATTCCCACAGTTTAATAATGCTACaattggaattccctggcagtccagtggttaggactccatgcttccactgcggggggcatgggttcaatccttggtcagggaactgttTTATAACCTAAGTGATGCTTCTATGTACAAACTTTCACAAACACCCTAGTGACAATAAGTACACATTTCTCTAGGTTTTATCATTTTGAACAAGCTTTCACGTGTAGCTTTGTGTAATCAAGCATGTATGTCTCTAGTTTTGTAATTACAGGTCATAACATACGGATCATCATGTTTACTGCATAAtgttcaatggatgaatggataaacgacaTGTAGTATggacatgcaatggaatattattcacccataaaaggaatgaaattctgacacatgctacaagaAGAATgagctttgaaaatattatgctacgtgaaagaagACACAATAGGACAAACAttgtatgagtccacttatatgagatacctaaaatagtcaaattcatagagagagaaagtagaatagagaatAGAGATGCTGGGGCAGGGAGGACAGGAGTTGTTTAGTGGGTATACAGTTTCATTTGggggatgaaaaagttctggagatggatagtggtgatggttgcacaacagtgtgaatactTAATGCCATGAAACTggcatgcaagcaacctaagtgttcatcgacagaggaatggataaagaagatgtggtacttacatacaatggaatattactcagccataaaaagtaatgaaattgggtcatttgtagagatgtggatggacctagagactgtcctatagagtgaagtcagaaagagaaaaacaaatattgtatattaacgcatatatgtggaatctagaaaaatggtacagatgaaccggtttgcaaggcagaaatagagacacggatgtagagaacaaacctagagaacaaggggggaaagtgggggggggggtgaattgggagattgggattgacatatatacactaatatgtataaaatatataactaataagaacctgctgtataaaaaacaaataaataaaattaaattaaaaaaaaaccaagaggaatgaaataatgccatttgcagcaacatggatggacccagagattatcatgctaagtgaagtaagacaaaaagagaaagacaaatatatgatatcactcataggtagaatctaattttttttaatgatataaataaacttatttacaaaacagaaacagactcacagatttcaaaaacaaacttatggctaccaaagggggaACCTGGtgcgggcggggtggggggggtatattaggagcttgggattaagatacacacacaactatgtataaatagataaccaacaaggacctactatataacacagggaactctactcaatattctgtaataacctatatgagaaaagaatctgaaaaaggggctcccctggtgacgcagtggttaagaatccgcctgccaatgcaagggacacgggtttgagccctggtccgggaagatcccacatgccgcggagcaacgaagtctgtgcgccacaactactgagcctgtgctctagagcccacgagccacaaccactgagcccgcgtgtcacaactactgaagctcgcgcgcctagagcccgtgctctgcaacaagagaagccaccacaatgagaagcccgtgcaccgcaacgaagagtagcccccgctcaccgcaactagagaaagcctgcacgcagcaacgaagacccaacgcagccaaaaataaaataaataaaataaataaatttttaaaaatgaatctgaaaaagaataaacatatgtatatgtataactgaaaaaaagttgcactttttatttaaaaaaacgaCCAGGcaaattatataaaacaatagaaaacagtCCTCTATTCTTGCCAGTAAATCTGATCATTAAAATAAACTACTTTCAAATGtgtaaaaaaaatggttaaaagagtaaattttggaattccctggcggtccagtggttaggactccgtgcttccactgcagggggcatgggtttgatccctggtcagggaaccaacatcctgcatgctgcacggtgtggccaaaaaaaaaaaaaagtaaattttgttttatggatattttacaattaaagaaAACCCCTCGTGTGTTCTAAACATTTTCTCTAAACATTCTTTCCTCATTCCCTCTCTAGCTGAAAGCTTCTCCTGAAGATAGTGATCCCTGAAGCCCTTTCAAATGTTGGCCACTTAATCATCCTTTCCCTCCTGCTACAGGATCCAGCTGTGGGGTtggtatcctcaccaacactccctaacacctcaCCGACTTTCATCAGGCAGACTTGAGGCTCCGTCACCCATTATGTTTTCATGTTGCAGGTACCCATGGTCTGTGGCACAGCCTGCCTTATTCCTCACAAATTGTATCACCTGGCTCACTCCCACTCTAATACGACTTCTATGGTCATACAGAACAAACATTAGGGACAAAGTATTTACATACAATTTAGCATAAAATTAGGACATCCTAGAAACTTCTGGATGGTAATCGATTTGCTCAAAGCCAATCGATCAAGTTACCATAACAATAGGTCCCAAACTGAACTCTTCCATTTGCCTGTTGTTTGCCTTCTCCCTT
Above is a window of Balaenoptera ricei isolate mBalRic1 chromosome 19, mBalRic1.hap2, whole genome shotgun sequence DNA encoding:
- the NLRP9 gene encoding NACHT, LRR and PYD domains-containing protein 9, producing the protein MAESFFSDFGLLWYLEELKKEEFWKFKELLKQEPLKFELKPIPWTELKKASRENLSKLLSKHYPGKLAWDVTLSLFLLINRGDLWTKARDEIRHKLNPYRNHMKKKFRVIWEKETCLQVPEDFYRETTKNEYEQLNAVYLTADKPGNPSPTVILQGPEGVGKTTLLRKAMLEWAEGNLWRDRFSFVFFLKGSEMNSITDTSLVELISRDWPESSEPIGDIFSQPERILFILDGLEELKFDLTLDADLCGDWEQQRPTQIVLSSLLHKQMLPESSLLIALGKMGMKKNYFLLCQTKCIFLPGFSERQRKLYFSHYFREKNKSSRAFSFVREKRPLFVLCKSPFVCWLVCTCFKWQLEKGEDLEIASESITCLYVSFLTNVFKAASGNCPPKQNRTRLQSLCTLAAEGMWARTFLFCPGDLRRNGVSESDTLMWVDMRLLQRSGNCLTFIHTCIQEFCAALFYMFKRPKDHPHPVIGKVTQLVTAAMSEAYSRFSWMGIFLFAFSTEKITNMLETSFGFPLSTDIKQEITQSLETLSQCDPNEIVVSFQELFNCLFETQDQGFVIQVMNFFKEIDIYIGTIEELTVSAFCLKHCQSLQKFHLCIENVFSDESGSISNTIEKLSLWRDLCSAFTASENFQMLDLDNCQFDEASLAILCRTLAQPVCKLQKFVYNFASNLANSLDFFKAILHNPHLKYLNLYGTGLSNMDIKQLCETLKHPVCNIEALLLGKCDITDEACEDIASVLVHNKKLKLLSLVDNPLKDEGVRVLCDALKDPACALEALLLMYCCLTSVACDYISQVLLCNKSLSFLDLGLNFLEDDGVITLCESLKHPNCNLQELWLIGCYFTSVCCVDLAAVLIHSEKLKTLKLGNNKIYDAGVKQLCEALKHPKCKLETLGLEMCELTSACCEDLALAFTLCKSLRCMNLEWISLDRDGAVVLCEALISLECGLQMLGLNKSSYDEEIQMLLTEVEETNPQLTISHSLWIDYEHRIGVCLADGECPEVTFSQRLPLGRNGHFSP